The sequence below is a genomic window from Hyperolius riggenbachi isolate aHypRig1 chromosome 7, aHypRig1.pri, whole genome shotgun sequence.
TTATCCATAACCAGACACATCTAAGTGGTCAACACCCTATCTTCTCAACAAAGCCTTCTGAAGTTGTTCAGGAACGGAGAGATCATTTTCAGTCAGAATTAACCACTAACACCAGTGTTACTAGACCTACACAGACTGAAATACCTGCCACCCAATTTGAAAGGACTATTGATAAACTATCTCATTCTGACGACCATTCACATGGACATATGGAAGCATCTACAGAGGACCCAAGTCAAATGATGACCCGGGTACACACAGAGCCTAAAAATGAGAAAGACCTAGGTACTAGAGAAAACCATCAAATTCAACAAAGGACACATTCCCATAAACACAGGCACCCAGTTGTAGACCCATTAAACCAAGAGGAAACCAATACAATTTCTCAACATAAAGGAACTCTATCCCATAGAACAGCCATTGCAGAACCAAGCAgacatcatccaaaacatcaacACAACCATACCCAACCGCATCCACATGGTCACCACCATAAACACTCATCAGATCACCATGCACAAAGGAACCACATTTCCCAGACTCCTATACACCTCATTACCCAGAAACAGTCAGACTTTACCACATATCCTAATCAAACTAACCCTCCGCAACTTCACCACAGCATTGAGACCGCACCATCTACCAAAATTCACATATCCACCCATAATGATACAGTTTTCAGTACAAAGCCATTGAGTTCTGAATTCTATTTAGAAACACAAAGGGAGAACCAGACCGGTTCTTTAACACTACAAGGGCTTTCAGAAACATTTGAAGCAACTCAACCAAAGCTAATTACCCAGAGTGCCCTGGACAGTCAGACTGATGTAACACAGGTGTCAGAGCCCAGAACGCCTCACCCAACGTCCATAGCAGACAGTCAGACTGCAATTCACAAGTTGAACAGCATAGAACAAAGTAGGCCACCTGAGGCATACACAAGGCCACATACTAAACCATTTACACATAAACATTCAAGATCACACGCAAAACATAACTCAGCGCAAGCAGCAGAGTACAGTACCACCACAGTCAGTCAACTAGGAGCAACACCGCCAAAGCTAGACATCAGGACACACACCAGTCCTGAGAGAACCTCACAGGATCTACTGATCCAGCAGGAGCTAACCACACCCACTAGGGAAGATCTAACCACCAAAATGCCATCATACCTGACTTCTCAAAGCCTAGATGAGGTCATTACATCTAGTCAGCCAAAACTAACCATCCAGATTAAACCTGAGACAATCACCAAGAATGTGCCAGGATCTAGTACACAGACCCAGATAATGCAAACTACAGAGGTCCAGGTTGAGGTGTCTACTCAGAAACCGCAGAATGTATCCACACAGAAACCAACAGAAAATAACCCATTGATTCCAATTACAGTAACTCTACCTTATTTAATGACACAGTCCCAAACTGAACCCACAGAAAAGAGTCCACCTGCCTTTGTAACATTTGtatattttaatgaaaatgaGCCAGAATCGCACACTACTAGCCATACAAATGGAAATATGCCAATACAGAGCACTCCGAGCAGTACAGAATTTGCAAGAGATACAGGGCCAGTCACAAATAGCACAGTGAAAAGCCTTACTGAATCTAGAAATCACACAGTGTCCATTACAAACACAGAACCAGCTATATTGAAAGACCTAAAGAACAGTACAGGCTTCTCCACCAAACCAGAGCCAATCACAGAAGCCACCACAGTGTTGACTAAACATACACAACCAATAATAAAGAGTAAGACCAAGTCCCCATCCCAGGCAGAGCCTATCACAAAGATCAAGACAGATTCGCCAATACATACAGTGACAACCACAAACCATAAGAATGAGTCCACCTCAGTCTCTCCAGCCACATATGAGACAGATCTCCCTAAACAACTAATATCAACCACAAGGAGTCTTATAGAATCTCTCACACAAAGAGCATTAACTACAGCAGAATCTACTACTGAACACATAAGAGGTCTTTCAACAAAAACGGAGTCCATCACAAGGCACGAGAACAAATCTGGAACTCAAAAAAGTGTCTCAGAAACCCAATCAATGCTGCAAACTGAGACAGCACCAACTTCCCTAACAGAACTGATCCGTAGGACAGCATTTAAATCCACCATTCTCAGTAATGATGAGACAACATCTAGCAAAGGATTAATGCAATATACACAACAAAACCTCGGTACCACCGGCAATAATGAGCAGATCGCATGGACTGCGCCAACACTAATTATAGCAGCTAGTGAAGACCCTAATGTGCAAATGTTTCAAAGCCGATCTACTGAAGTGTTTACTCAAACTGAAGGGACCTCTTTACCAGAGAATACAAATCCCACCGATCCCATGACTAGCTCACTCGGGACAGGTAGATATCATGGCTACACAAATACTACACAGGATTCCAAACTGGCACCAGCCTGGAATGTAGAGTTATCTCAGACTACATCAAGACCCCGTCCAACACAAGATCCTTCTCATGACCACGCCAAAACTGTGAGGAATGATGCATCTAAACCTCCTAGCTCAACTACATCCATGACTTTCCCACACATCTTCACTCCACAGACGCATGGCGAGCTGATGTCCGTCCAGCCTGCAAGAGACAGAATCTTTATTGTAGACGAGCAGCAACCGGTCTTTAAAGGTCAGTCACAGAATTTTTCCACATCCACCTAAAACCTATTTTTCTCTagctattgacttttttttccaCTGCCCATTTATCTTTTGTGCTAGTATCTCAGGAGCTTCTATTGTTTACTGACCTTTTCAAAAACATAATTCATAAAGATATCAAAGcaggcttttttctttttatagaaGTTGCTGTAAGGCTTTCAGGCCCACTGTGTTCATAACAAAGACTTGAAACACCATGGACTAATAATGACAGAGCACATGTTCCCAATCAAGAAAAAGTCACTTGGGTGTCATTGTGGTTGGAAGTGCTTAATGTTATATAATACACATTTCTTCCATCCAGAAAATAACTCTGTTTTATAGCCTTTGTGGGGGTGAAAGACAAACCAGCTTTCTGAAGGAATGTGTTTGATGGAGCGATCCTTTATGGAATCTACACTTATGTCTTTTTGTTTGATCTTGGAATAGTGAGGGGTCGACAGTCCTCTCAACGCTGGAAGAATATGTATCTATTATTTAGCACCTCCAAATACCTCTATCATATCCATAAACAAGAGAGTAGTAGTATA
It includes:
- the LOC137524432 gene encoding uncharacterized protein isoform X4 codes for the protein MIRFLLMLLLLLPPGADLAASNTDEVESFTGTTLGTPYYVTVTPKTMPRKPVPASRGHLSKAAPPNPPLPKDGRKPPGILKDSTAKSAKVYPVQGGLLAGEGNSTHHQQRNSSSLRSQWYSTKMPMTVKSHSVGESAQTRPVIRKGPTPPSKAKAVMRSTLRNPSARYQSPPHVHHKNVTLKPIMGHLNNSNVTAGLAGWPTSPKPLRSATTPLRNTFKPGQRGIPSPADKLRRFPPSLQAVTQMSRQLKEKSSNTSVLLNAILNQNSSSITNSLQHMVLSSNSTFMTGKDAVLHEVNSLNTQSQQINNENVTSVPLFDQYNDVSRSAHFRTVKLPHEPEVMQELKSKVEVKIPDGNVIHNQTHLSGQHPIFSTKPSEVVQERRDHFQSELTTNTSVTRPTQTEIPATQFERTIDKLSHSDDHSHGHMEASTEDPSQMMTRVHTEPKNEKDLGTRENHQIQQRTHSHKHRHPVVDPLNQEETNTISQHKGTLSHRTAIAEPSRHHPKHQHNHTQPHPHGHHHKHSSDHHAQRNHISQTPIHLITQKQSDFTTYPNQTNPPQLHHSIETAPSTKIHISTHNDTVFSTKPLSSEFYLETQRENQTGSLTLQGLSETFEATQPKLITQSALDSQTDVTQVSEPRTPHPTSIADSQTAIHKLNSIEQSRPPEAYTRPHTKPFTHKHSRSHAKHNSAQAAEYSTTTVSQLGATPPKLDIRTHTSPERTSQDLLIQQELTTPTREDLTTKMPSYLTSQSLDEVITSSQPKLTIQIKPETITKNVPGSSTQTQIMQTTEVQVEVSTQKPQNVSTQKPTENNPLIPITVTLPYLMTQSQTEPTEKSPPAFVTFVYFNENEPESHTTSHTNGNMPIQSTPSSTEFARDTGPVTNSTVKSLTESRNHTVSITNTEPAILKDLKNSTGFSTKPEPITEATTVLTKHTQPIIKSKTKSPSQAEPITKIKTDSPIHTVTTTNHKNESTSVSPATYETDLPKQLISTTRSLIESLTQRALTTAESTTEHIRGLSTKTESITRHENKSGTQKSVSETQSMLQTETAPTSLTELIRRTAFKSTILSNDETTSSKGLMQYTQQNLGTTGNNEQIAWTAPTLIIAASEDPNVQMFQSRSTEVFTQTEGTSLPENTNPTDPMTSSLGTGRYHGYTNTTQDSKLAPAWNVELSQTTSRPRPTQDPSHDHAKTVRNDASKPPSSTTSMTFPHIFTPQTHGELMSVQPARDRIFIVDEQQPVFKVPTINVTYRVNVPQTRLCNDPDLCRKRLSEEVMSAYKSVAEFDRTDVLNVTLAGAALEYKVLFSVRVGSPLSLAQELVLTNPSSVFEALAASEYPFLSAIHGTSPADVTDPCTDWYSCPRGFHCVPQRKVSALCLSPCHSAFCQNDGICIHRKGQEPVCQCPVGRDFWYMGPTCDYRMTHHRLAAIACAVVFCIIICAAAAVFILVRRFQTQILQQKVAQTQSSYRRFSRFDDVPTHFWCPSQTWLTTSASLNSLDNPAFSSSEEVFPLQALGSCVCGCQDGARNNTASIPPQEPARGPPRLETSCSSVNDLMIDSGKASDVSVCSWPMEPIHWTPFPILHQLSLQSPFHARRPHSYFEGMELVNTERSWTA
- the LOC137524432 gene encoding uncharacterized protein isoform X1, producing MIRFLLMLLLLLPPGADLAASNTDEVESFTGTTLGTPYYVTVTPKTMPRKPVPASRGHLSKAAPPNPPLPKDGRKPPGILKDSTAKSAKVYPVQGGLLAGEGNSTHHQQRNSSSLRSQWYSTKMPMTVKSHSVGESAQTRPVIRKGPTPPSKAKAVMRSTLRNPSARYQSPPHVHHKNVTLKPIMGHLNNSNVTAGLAGWPTSPKPLRSATTPLRNTFKPGQRGIPSPADKLRRFPPSLQAVTQMSRQLKEKSSNTSVLLNAILNQNSSSITNSLQHMVLSSNSTFMTGKDAVLHEVNSLNTQSQQINNENVTSVPLFDQYNDVSRSAHFRTVKLPHEPEVMQELKSKVEVKIPDGNVIHNQTHLSGQHPIFSTKPSEVVQERRDHFQSELTTNTSVTRPTQTEIPATQFERTIDKLSHSDDHSHGHMEASTEDPSQMMTRVHTEPKNEKDLGTRENHQIQQRTHSHKHRHPVVDPLNQEETNTISQHKGTLSHRTAIAEPSRHHPKHQHNHTQPHPHGHHHKHSSDHHAQRNHISQTPIHLITQKQSDFTTYPNQTNPPQLHHSIETAPSTKIHISTHNDTVFSTKPLSSEFYLETQRENQTGSLTLQGLSETFEATQPKLITQSALDSQTDVTQVSEPRTPHPTSIADSQTAIHKLNSIEQSRPPEAYTRPHTKPFTHKHSRSHAKHNSAQAAEYSTTTVSQLGATPPKLDIRTHTSPERTSQDLLIQQELTTPTREDLTTKMPSYLTSQSLDEVITSSQPKLTIQIKPETITKNVPGSSTQTQIMQTTEVQVEVSTQKPQNVSTQKPTENNPLIPITVTLPYLMTQSQTEPTEKSPPAFVTFVYFNENEPESHTTSHTNGNMPIQSTPSSTEFARDTGPVTNSTVKSLTESRNHTVSITNTEPAILKDLKNSTGFSTKPEPITEATTVLTKHTQPIIKSKTKSPSQAEPITKIKTDSPIHTVTTTNHKNESTSVSPATYETDLPKQLISTTRSLIESLTQRALTTAESTTEHIRGLSTKTESITRHENKSGTQKSVSETQSMLQTETAPTSLTELIRRTAFKSTILSNDETTSSKGLMQYTQQNLGTTGNNEQIAWTAPTLIIAASEDPNVQMFQSRSTEVFTQTEGTSLPENTNPTDPMTSSLGTGRYHGYTNTTQDSKLAPAWNVELSQTTSRPRPTQDPSHDHAKTVRNDASKPPSSTTSMTFPHIFTPQTHGELMSVQPARDRIFIVDEQQPVFKVPTINVTYRVNVPQTRLCNDPDLCRKRLSEEVMSAYKSVAEFDRTDVLNVTLAGAALEYKVLFSVRVGSPLSLAQELVLTNPSSVFEALAASEYPFLSAIHGTSPAGEETAEDVTDPCTDWYSCPRGFHCVPQRKVSALCLSPCHSAFCQNDGICIHRKGQEPVCQCPVGRDFWYMGPTCDYRMTHHRLAAIACAVVFCIIICAAAAVFILVRRFQTQILQQKVAQTQSSYRRFSRFDDVPTHFWCPSQTWLTTSASLNSLDNPAFSSSEEVFPLQALGSCVCGCQDGARNNTASIPPQEPARGPPRLETSCSSVNDLMIDSGKASDVSVCSWPMEPIHWTPFPILHQLSLQSPFHARRPHSYFEGMELVNTERSWTA
- the LOC137524432 gene encoding mucin-4-like isoform X5 → MIRFLLMLLLLLPPGADLAASNTDEVESFTGTTLGTPYYVTVTPKTMPRKPVPASRGHLSKAAPPNPPLPKDGRKPPGILKDSTAKSAKVYPVQGGLLAGEGNSTHHQQRNSSSLRSQWYSTKMPMTVKSHSVGESAQTRPVIRKGPTPPSKAKAVMRSTLRNPSARYQSPPHVHHKNVTLKPIMGHLNNSNVTAGLAGWPTSPKPLRSATTPLRNTFKPGQRGIPSPADKLRRFPPSLQAVTQMSRQLKEKSSNTSVLLNAILNQNSSSITNSLQHMVLSSNSTFMTGKDAVLHEVNSLNTQSQQINNENVTSVPLFDQYNDVSRSAHFRTVKLPHEPEVMQELKSKVEVKIPDGNVIHNQTHLSGQHPIFSTKPSEVVQERRDHFQSELTTNTSVTRPTQTEIPATQFERTIDKLSHSDDHSHGHMEASTEDPSQMMTRVHTEPKNEKDLGTRENHQIQQRTHSHKHRHPVVDPLNQEETNTISQHKGTLSHRTAIAEPSRHHPKHQHNHTQPHPHGHHHKHSSDHHAQRNHISQTPIHLITQKQSDFTTYPNQTNPPQLHHSIETAPSTKIHISTHNDTVFSTKPLSSEFYLETQRENQTGSLTLQGLSETFEATQPKLITQSALDSQTDVTQVSEPRTPHPTSIADSQTAIHKLNSIEQSRPPEAYTRPHTKPFTHKHSRSHAKHNSAQAAEYSTTTVSQLGATPPKLDIRTHTSPERTSQDLLIQQELTTPTREDLTTKMPSYLTSQSLDEVITSSQPKLTIQIKPETITKNVPGSSTQTQIMQTTEVQVEVSTQKPQNVSTQKPTENNPLIPITVTLPYLMTQSQTEPTEKSPPAFVTFVYFNENEPESHTTSHTNGNMPIQSTPSSTEFARDTGPVTNSTVKSLTESRNHTVSITNTEPAILKDLKNSTGFSTKPEPITEATTVLTKHTQPIIKSKTKSPSQAEPITKIKTDSPIHTVTTTNHKNESTSVSPATYETDLPKQLISTTRSLIESLTQRALTTAESTTEHIRGLSTKTESITRHENKSGTQKSVSETQSMLQTETAPTSLTELIRRTAFKSTILSNDETTSSKGLMQYTQQNLGTTGNNEQIAWTAPTLIIAASEDPNVQMFQSRSTEVFTQTEGTSLPENTNPTDPMTSSLGTGRYHGYTNTTQDSKLAPAWNVELSQTTSRPRPTQDPSHDHAKTVRNDASKPPSSTTSMTFPHIFTPQTHGELMSVQPARDRIFIVDEQQPVFKVPTINVTYRVNVPQTRLCNDPDLCRKRLSEEVMSAYKSVAEFDRTDVLNVTLAGAALEYKVLFSVRVGSPLSLAQELVLTNPSSVFEALAASEYPFLSAIHGTSPAGEETAEDVTDPCTDWYSCPRGFHCVPQRKVSALCLSPCHSAFCQNDGICIHRKGQEPVCQCPVGRDFWYMGPTCDYRMTHHRLAAIACAVVFCIIICAAAAVFILVRRFQTQILQQKVAQTQSSYRRFSRFDDVPTHFWCPSQTWLTTSASLNSLDNPAFSSSEEVFPLQALGSCVCGCQDGARNNTASIPPQEPARGPPSFTLAGLTLTLKGWSWSTQSGAGPHSRMAEVFVL
- the LOC137524432 gene encoding uncharacterized protein isoform X2; its protein translation is MIRFLLMLLLLLPPGADLAASNTDEVESFTGTTLGTPYYVTVTPKTMPRKPVPASRGHLSKAAPPNPPLPKDGRKPPGILKDSTAKSAKVYPVQGGLLAGEGNSTHHQQRNSSSLRSQWYSTKMPMTVKSHSVGESAQTRPVIRKGPTPPSKAKAVMRSTLRNPSARYQSPPHVHHKNVTLKPIMGHLNNSNVTAGLAGWPTSPKPLRSATTPLRNTFKPGQRGIPSPADKLRRFPPSLQAVTQMSRQLKEKSSNTSVLLNAILNQNSSSITNSLQHMVLSSNSTFMTGKDAVLHEVNSLNTQSQQINNENVTSVPLFDQYNDVSRSAHFRTVKLPHEPEVMQELKSKVEVKIPDGNVIHNQTHLSGQHPIFSTKPSEVVQERRDHFQSELTTNTSVTRPTQTEIPATQFERTIDKLSHSDDHSHGHMEASTEDPSQMMTRVHTEPKNEKDLGTRENHQIQQRTHSHKHRHPVVDPLNQEETNTISQHKGTLSHRTAIAEPSRHHPKHQHNHTQPHPHGHHHKHSSDHHAQRNHISQTPIHLITQKQSDFTTYPNQTNPPQLHHSIETAPSTKIHISTHNDTVFSTKPLSSEFYLETQRENQTGSLTLQGLSETFEATQPKLITQSALDSQTDVTQVSEPRTPHPTSIADSQTAIHKLNSIEQSRPPEAYTRPHTKPFTHKHSRSHAKHNSAQAAEYSTTTVSQLGATPPKLDIRTHTSPERTSQDLLIQQELTTPTREDLTTKMPSYLTSQSLDEVITSSQPKLTIQIKPETITKNVPGSSTQTQIMQTTEVQVEVSTQKPQNVSTQKPTENNPLIPITVTLPYLMTQSQTEPTEKSPPAFVTFVYFNENEPESHTTSHTNGNMPIQSTPSSTEFARDTGPVTNSTVKSLTESRNHTVSITNTEPAILKDLKNSTGFSTKPEPITEATTVLTKHTQPIIKSKTKSPSQAEPITKIKTDSPIHTVTTTNHKNESTSVSPATYETDLPKQLISTTRSLIESLTQRALTTAESTTEHIRGLSTKTESITRHENKSGTQKSVSETQSMLQTETAPTSLTELIRRTAFKSTILSNDETTSSKGLMQYTQQNLGTTGNNEQIAWTAPTLIIAASEDPNVQMFQSRSTEVFTQTEGTSLPENTNPTDPMTSSLGTGRYHGYTNTTQDSKLAPAWNVELSQTTSRPRPTQDPSHDHAKTVRNDASKPPSSTTSMTFPHIFTPQTHGELMSVQPARDRIFIVDEQQPVFKVPTINVTYRVNVPQTRLCNDPDLCRKRLSEEVMSAYKSVAEFDRTDVLNVTLAGAALEYKVLFSVRVGSPLSLAQELVLTNPSSVFEALAASEYPFLSAIHGTSPAGEETADVTDPCTDWYSCPRGFHCVPQRKVSALCLSPCHSAFCQNDGICIHRKGQEPVCQCPVGRDFWYMGPTCDYRMTHHRLAAIACAVVFCIIICAAAAVFILVRRFQTQILQQKVAQTQSSYRRFSRFDDVPTHFWCPSQTWLTTSASLNSLDNPAFSSSEEVFPLQALGSCVCGCQDGARNNTASIPPQEPARGPPRLETSCSSVNDLMIDSGKASDVSVCSWPMEPIHWTPFPILHQLSLQSPFHARRPHSYFEGMELVNTERSWTA
- the LOC137524432 gene encoding uncharacterized protein isoform X3 yields the protein MIRFLLMLLLLLPPGADLAASNTDEVESFTGTTLGTPYYVTVTPKTMPRKPVPASRGHLSKAAPPNPPLPKDGRKPPGILKDSTAKSAKVYPVQGGLLAGEGNSTHHQQRNSSSLRSQWYSTKMPMTVKSHSVGESAQTRPVIRKGPTPPSKAKAVMRSTLRNPSARYQSPPHVHHKNVTLKPIMGHLNNSNVTAGLAGWPTSPKPLRSATTPLRNTFKPGQRGIPSPADKLRRFPPSLQAVTQMSRQLKEKSSNTSVLLNAILNQNSSSITNSLQHMVLSSNSTFMTGKDAVLHEVNSLNTQSQQINNENVTSVPLFDQYNDVSRSAHFRTVKLPHEPEVMQELKSKVEVKIPDGNVIHNQTHLSGQHPIFSTKPSEVVQERRDHFQSELTTNTSVTRPTQTEIPATQFERTIDKLSHSDDHSHGHMEASTEDPSQMMTRVHTEPKNEKDLGTRENHQIQQRTHSHKHRHPVVDPLNQEETNTISQHKGTLSHRTAIAEPSRHHPKHQHNHTQPHPHGHHHKHSSDHHAQRNHISQTPIHLITQKQSDFTTYPNQTNPPQLHHSIETAPSTKIHISTHNDTVFSTKPLSSEFYLETQRENQTGSLTLQGLSETFEATQPKLITQSALDSQTDVTQVSEPRTPHPTSIADSQTAIHKLNSIEQSRPPEAYTRPHTKPFTHKHSRSHAKHNSAQAAEYSTTTVSQLGATPPKLDIRTHTSPERTSQDLLIQQELTTPTREDLTTKMPSYLTSQSLDEVITSSQPKLTIQIKPETITKNVPGSSTQTQIMQTTEVQVEVSTQKPQNVSTQKPTENNPLIPITVTLPYLMTQSQTEPTEKSPPAFVTFVYFNENEPESHTTSHTNGNMPIQSTPSSTEFARDTGPVTNSTVKSLTESRNHTVSITNTEPAILKDLKNSTGFSTKPEPITEATTVLTKHTQPIIKSKTKSPSQAEPITKIKTDSPIHTVTTTNHKNESTSVSPATYETDLPKQLISTTRSLIESLTQRALTTAESTTEHIRGLSTKTESITRHENKSGTQKSVSETQSMLQTETAPTSLTELIRRTAFKSTILSNDETTSSKGLMQYTQQNLGTTGNNEQIAWTAPTLIIAASEDPNVQMFQSRSTEVFTQTEGTSLPENTNPTDPMTSSLGTGRYHGYTNTTQDSKLAPAWNVELSQTTSRPRPTQDPSHDHAKTVRNDASKPPSSTTSMTFPHIFTPQTHGELMSVQPARDRIFIVDEQQPVFKVPTINVTYRVNVPQTRLCNDPDLCRKRLSEEVMSAYKSVAEFDRTDVLNVTLAGAALEYKVLFSVRVGSPLSLAQELVLTNPSSVFEALAASEYPFLSAIHGTSPAEDVTDPCTDWYSCPRGFHCVPQRKVSALCLSPCHSAFCQNDGICIHRKGQEPVCQCPVGRDFWYMGPTCDYRMTHHRLAAIACAVVFCIIICAAAAVFILVRRFQTQILQQKVAQTQSSYRRFSRFDDVPTHFWCPSQTWLTTSASLNSLDNPAFSSSEEVFPLQALGSCVCGCQDGARNNTASIPPQEPARGPPRLETSCSSVNDLMIDSGKASDVSVCSWPMEPIHWTPFPILHQLSLQSPFHARRPHSYFEGMELVNTERSWTA
- the LOC137524432 gene encoding mucin-4-like isoform X6 — protein: MPRKPVPASRGHLSKAAPPNPPLPKDGRKPPGILKDSTAKSAKVYPVQGGLLAGEGNSTHHQQRNSSSLRSQWYSTKMPMTVKSHSVGESAQTRPVIRKGPTPPSKAKAVMRSTLRNPSARYQSPPHVHHKNVTLKPIMGHLNNSNVTAGLAGWPTSPKPLRSATTPLRNTFKPGQRGIPSPADKLRRFPPSLQAVTQMSRQLKEKSSNTSVLLNAILNQNSSSITNSLQHMVLSSNSTFMTGKDAVLHEVNSLNTQSQQINNENVTSVPLFDQYNDVSRSAHFRTVKLPHEPEVMQELKSKVEVKIPDGNVIHNQTHLSGQHPIFSTKPSEVVQERRDHFQSELTTNTSVTRPTQTEIPATQFERTIDKLSHSDDHSHGHMEASTEDPSQMMTRVHTEPKNEKDLGTRENHQIQQRTHSHKHRHPVVDPLNQEETNTISQHKGTLSHRTAIAEPSRHHPKHQHNHTQPHPHGHHHKHSSDHHAQRNHISQTPIHLITQKQSDFTTYPNQTNPPQLHHSIETAPSTKIHISTHNDTVFSTKPLSSEFYLETQRENQTGSLTLQGLSETFEATQPKLITQSALDSQTDVTQVSEPRTPHPTSIADSQTAIHKLNSIEQSRPPEAYTRPHTKPFTHKHSRSHAKHNSAQAAEYSTTTVSQLGATPPKLDIRTHTSPERTSQDLLIQQELTTPTREDLTTKMPSYLTSQSLDEVITSSQPKLTIQIKPETITKNVPGSSTQTQIMQTTEVQVEVSTQKPQNVSTQKPTENNPLIPITVTLPYLMTQSQTEPTEKSPPAFVTFVYFNENEPESHTTSHTNGNMPIQSTPSSTEFARDTGPVTNSTVKSLTESRNHTVSITNTEPAILKDLKNSTGFSTKPEPITEATTVLTKHTQPIIKSKTKSPSQAEPITKIKTDSPIHTVTTTNHKNESTSVSPATYETDLPKQLISTTRSLIESLTQRALTTAESTTEHIRGLSTKTESITRHENKSGTQKSVSETQSMLQTETAPTSLTELIRRTAFKSTILSNDETTSSKGLMQYTQQNLGTTGNNEQIAWTAPTLIIAASEDPNVQMFQSRSTEVFTQTEGTSLPENTNPTDPMTSSLGTGRYHGYTNTTQDSKLAPAWNVELSQTTSRPRPTQDPSHDHAKTVRNDASKPPSSTTSMTFPHIFTPQTHGELMSVQPARDRIFIVDEQQPVFKVPTINVTYRVNVPQTRLCNDPDLCRKRLSEEVMSAYKSVAEFDRTDVLNVTLAGAALEYKVLFSVRVGSPLSLAQELVLTNPSSVFEALAASEYPFLSAIHGTSPAGEETAEDVTDPCTDWYSCPRGFHCVPQRKVSALCLSPCHSAFCQNDGICIHRKGQEPVCQCPVGRDFWYMGPTCDYRMTHHRLAAIACAVVFCIIICAAAAVFILVRRFQTQILQQKVAQTQSSYRRFSRFDDVPTHFWCPSQTWLTTSASLNSLDNPAFSSSEEVFPLQALGSCVCGCQDGARNNTASIPPQEPARGPPRLETSCSSVNDLMIDSGKASDVSVCSWPMEPIHWTPFPILHQLSLQSPFHARRPHSYFEGMELVNTERSWTA